TCGAGCTCTTCCGGATCGAGCGGAGCGCGTACCCGACGAACGATGTGGGGCTGAAGGCCTTGACCGACGGCATGGCGACCGCCTCGGCGAGCTACTACCTCAGCAGCGACAAGCTCATCGACCCGTGGGGTCGGCCATACCTCTATATGGCGCCTGGTCCGAACGGGCTTCCGTTCGAGATCCTGACCCTCGGCGCCGACGGCCAGGTCGGCGGCGACGGCGAGAACACCGATGTGAGTTCCTCGAACTTGCGCGACACCACGAAACCAGGTGGTTCCGAGGCTGGAGGCGGGCAGCCGTGAGGCGCGGGTTCACACTCTTCGAGATGATGGCGGTCGTCGTCCTGCTCGGACTCGTCGCGGCCATGCTTGCGGTCGGTCTCGGCGGCACCGCGCAGGCAACCGCGTGGCAAGGCGCGATTGCCGAGGTGCGCCAGTTTGATCGACTGGTTCGGCTTGAAGCGCGGGCACATGGCTCCGCCGAGCTGATCGTCGACAACGCAGGCGATGCGCTGGTGCTGAGACGGCCGGGCTCCGAGGTTG
This region of Phycisphaeraceae bacterium genomic DNA includes:
- the gspG gene encoding type II secretion system major pseudopilin GspG, whose translation is MCRSGMTLVEVLAVVVILGLLASVLLLGFSGTFGRAKTELAKTGIGVIAGKVELFRIERSAYPTNDVGLKALTDGMATASASYYLSSDKLIDPWGRPYLYMAPGPNGLPFEILTLGADGQVGGDGENTDVSSSNLRDTTKPGGSEAGGGQP